One window of the Triticum dicoccoides isolate Atlit2015 ecotype Zavitan chromosome 3B, WEW_v2.0, whole genome shotgun sequence genome contains the following:
- the LOC119275835 gene encoding BSD domain-containing protein 1-like has translation MDNFFNSVFSAAAAGEHEEEEGEEEEEREVEQAAERDGGGDSGGGWSFGGLMKTLAEEIEGQREEQDEGGQGGMAAADEVQGEEGGGSGGGWSFAGLIKTLAEDLPPRDEQEAAEDEDDELEAEAPEEEAGEEGVSGGGWSFGGLMKTFSSRSESVLEGYRRDLQDLGSGLRVETTALRAAAARAAAALPGALEAGASVASDRLESVGQAVDDLGAAAAGLLSHANEALRSVGADGEDATGDGSSQLSESASGASWRSSLPSKKYTRFEAQVLALRADPTTFTEEPEDAEGFSRWQEAFSVEERKDEIEGVLRESPGLESFVERLVPSVVAYDMFWCRYFFAVDKLRQAEDVRTKLVSRAMLKEDEEELSWEVDDDDDDNQGDYKQGTVTIPDKKEEQIGESVSHEAQVEGKQEVEANEKNAAEDKEMILVAPKDNNGESSGEASTPKSSNGTGQEEKTEAGDSCKESDLSLVSRPSLQEEDLSWEEIEDVGDQDEKKAGSPRSSPSSKVEDIRKRLNSVEDDEDLSWDVDE, from the coding sequence ATGGATAATTTCTTCAACTCCGtgttctccgccgccgccgccggcgagcacgaggaagaggagggcgaggaggaggaggagcgggaggtCGAGCAAGCAGCGGAGAGGGACGGGGGAGGCGATTCTGGTGGcgggtggagcttcggtgggctgATGAAGACACTGGCCGAGGAGATTGAGGGGCAGCGGGAAGAGCAGGATGAGGGCGGGCAAGGCGGCATGGCGGCAGCGGATGAGGTGCAGGGGGAGGAAGGGGGTGGCTCCGGCGGCGGATGGAGTTTCGCTGGGCTGATCAAGACGCTCGCGGAGGACTTGCCTCCGCGGGACGAGCAGGAAGCCgcggaggatgaggacgacgagctAGAAGCCGAggctccggaggaggaggcgggggaggAGGGTGTTTCCGGCGGCGGGTGGAGCTTCGGAGGATTGATGAAGACGTTCTCGTCGCGGTCGGAGTCGGTGCTCGAGGGCTACCGCCGCGACCTCCAGGACCTCGGGTCTGGCCTCCGCGTCGAGACCACGGCCCTTCGCGCAGCCGCtgcgcgggctgcggcggcgctCCCTGGCGCGCTCGAGGCCGGTGCGTCCGTCGCTTCCGACAGGCTCGAGTCCGTCGGACAGGCTGTCGATGACCTTGGGGCCGCCGCTGCAGGACTTCTTTCCCATGCCAACGAGGCGCTCCGATCTGTCGGCGCTGATGGCGAAGATGCTACCGGCGACGGCTCATCCCAACTCTCTGAgtccgcctccggagcctcctggcGTTCGTCCCTTCCGTCCAAGAAGTACACCCGTTTCGAGGCACAGGTTCTGGCGCTGCGTGCCGATCCTACCACGTTCACCGAGGAGCCTGAGGACGCCGAGGGGTTCAGCAGGTGGCAGGAGGCATTCAGCGTTGAAGAGAGAAAAGATGAGATTGAAGGCGTGCTCAGGGAGAGTCCTGGGTTGGAGAGCTTCGTGGAGAGGCTTGTGCCTTCGGTGGTAGCCTATGACATGTTCTGGTGCAGGTATTTCTTTGCGGTGGACAAGCTCAGGCAAGCAGAGGATGTCCGCACCAAACTCGTAAGCAGGGCCATGTTGAAGGAAGACGAGGAAGAACTCAGCTGGGAggtcgatgatgacgatgatgataatCAAGGTGATTACAAACAAGGCACTGTCACAATACCAGATAAGAAAGAGGAGCAAATCGGTGAGTCTGTTAGCCATGAAGCACAGGTTGAGGGAAAACAAGAAGTAGAAGCTAATGAAAAAAACGCAGCGGAAGATAAGGAGATGATTTTGGTAGCACCAAAGGACAATAATGGTGAATCCAGCGGTGAGGCATCGACACCAAAGTCAAGCAATGGCACTGGGCAGGAAGAGAAGACTGAAGCTGGCGACTCATGTAAGGAGAGTGATTTATCACTGGTGTCTCGACCGTCACTGCAGGAGGAAGATCTTAGCTGGGAGGAGATTGAGGATGTTGGTGATCAAGATGAGAAGAAAGCGGGGAGTCCACGGTCAAGCCCTAGTAGCAAAGTGGAGGATATCCGAAAACGGTTGAACTCTGTGGAAGACGATGAAGACCTAAGTTGGGATGTTGATGAGTAA